The following proteins are encoded in a genomic region of Bosea beijingensis:
- a CDS encoding IclR family transcriptional regulator yields MSETTDIGAISRVLRLISLLSDHPNLSAKEAAANLGWPFSTTHRLLRRLLEAEFAAQTRKGAFTPGPELFRIAGRLGGQEPLLRIAQPLLETLAQRFGETALLTVLERRALQMYIATSAAPPDPMRYFIELNRASPLVWGALGRVLLANLSDEEIERAVACPNPPDVKGAPLDPDGLWSHIAEIRSSGFATTHSHRTLNSIGIAVPFFNFSQEPVGSIGFQVPAFRYSEGHLPEIVAALKEAAAVISQQARARVDA; encoded by the coding sequence ATGAGCGAGACGACCGATATCGGCGCGATTTCCCGCGTGTTGCGGCTGATAAGCCTGCTGTCGGACCATCCGAACCTGTCCGCCAAGGAGGCCGCCGCGAATCTGGGCTGGCCATTCAGCACGACACACCGCCTGTTGCGACGACTGCTTGAAGCGGAATTCGCGGCCCAGACGCGGAAGGGCGCCTTCACGCCGGGGCCGGAGCTGTTTCGCATTGCCGGCCGGCTCGGAGGGCAGGAGCCGCTGCTCCGGATCGCGCAGCCGCTGCTCGAAACACTCGCCCAGCGCTTCGGCGAGACGGCACTGCTGACGGTGCTGGAACGACGTGCGCTCCAGATGTACATCGCCACGTCCGCCGCGCCGCCGGACCCGATGCGCTATTTCATCGAGCTCAATCGCGCGTCGCCTCTGGTCTGGGGAGCATTGGGGCGGGTGCTGCTGGCGAACCTGTCAGACGAGGAGATCGAGAGGGCGGTTGCCTGCCCCAACCCACCCGATGTGAAAGGCGCGCCGCTTGATCCGGACGGCTTGTGGTCGCACATCGCGGAAATCCGGTCCTCCGGATTTGCGACTACCCATTCGCACCGGACGCTCAACTCGATCGGCATCGCCGTGCCGTTCTTCAATTTCAGCCAGGAGCCTGTCGGCAGTATCGGCTTTCAGGTTCCTGCCTTCCGCTATTCCGAAGGGCACCTTCCGGAAATCGTGGCGGCGCTCAAGGAGGCGGCCGCCGTGATCTCCCAGCAGGCGCGGGCGCGCGTCGACGCCTGA
- a CDS encoding Bug family tripartite tricarboxylate transporter substrate binding protein: MYRRTLLLAAAALALGLSGSAQAQNWPTQPITIVVGFQPGGVADALPRVMQEYLQAEFGQPIVVENRPGSAGAIAMAAVAKGNANHTLGVQTLQNLILPSVSSNAIYDPRKDFRGISVMASIPNILAVHPDVPAKTVPELIAYARANPGKLNWGSAGMATAPHLMLEVLKRDAKLDIEHVPYAGINQAYVDLLAGRIQAILGPYGSIKPHLPQLRALAVSTPERSAFVPDLPPMSEASGLKDFALTEWYSLIAPAKMSDEVAARIGTAVNKFLKSDKFKEFATNRGLTVVASEPAAAQTYLMKEFDAMAAVVKSANVKLD; this comes from the coding sequence ATGTATCGCAGGACATTGCTCTTAGCAGCAGCCGCTCTGGCGCTCGGGCTTTCCGGAAGCGCGCAGGCTCAGAACTGGCCGACACAGCCGATCACCATCGTCGTCGGGTTCCAGCCCGGCGGTGTCGCCGACGCCCTGCCGCGCGTCATGCAGGAATACCTGCAGGCCGAGTTCGGCCAGCCGATCGTGGTCGAAAACCGTCCCGGCTCCGCCGGCGCTATTGCCATGGCTGCCGTGGCTAAGGGCAATGCGAACCATACGCTCGGCGTTCAGACGCTGCAGAATCTGATCCTGCCTTCTGTCAGCAGCAACGCAATCTACGATCCACGCAAGGATTTCCGTGGCATCAGCGTGATGGCCTCCATCCCCAATATCCTCGCGGTGCATCCCGATGTGCCGGCCAAGACAGTACCCGAGCTCATCGCCTATGCGCGCGCCAATCCCGGCAAGCTGAACTGGGGCTCGGCCGGCATGGCGACGGCGCCGCATCTCATGCTCGAGGTGCTCAAGCGCGACGCGAAGCTCGATATCGAGCATGTGCCCTATGCTGGCATCAACCAGGCTTATGTCGACCTGCTCGCGGGCCGTATCCAGGCCATCCTCGGACCCTATGGCTCGATAAAGCCGCATCTGCCCCAGTTGCGGGCACTGGCGGTCAGCACCCCGGAGCGCAGCGCCTTCGTGCCGGACCTGCCGCCCATGAGCGAGGCTTCCGGGCTGAAGGATTTCGCGCTGACCGAATGGTACAGTCTGATCGCGCCGGCAAAGATGTCGGACGAGGTCGCCGCGCGCATCGGGACGGCCGTGAACAAGTTCCTGAAGAGCGACAAGTTCAAGGAGTTCGCGACCAATCGCGGCCTGACGGTGGTCGCCAGCGAGCCGGCCGCGGCGCAGACCTATCTGATGAAAGAGTTCGACGCGATGGCCGCCGTCGTGAAGTCGGCCAACGTCAAGCTCGACTGA
- a CDS encoding SDR family NAD(P)-dependent oxidoreductase: protein MDLGLAGKVAIITGGGEGIGYAAASRIAAEGGKVVIVGRRREILEQAATAIASEGAGEALPIPIDITTPDAASRIVSAAHEAFGRVDILVNNAGVSMAKPFEQVTDQDWRADFDLKLWAAIALAREVIPHMRARGGGRIVNVTNLDGRTPGAGKMPTSIARAAGIAFTKGLSKDLAADNILVNTVCIGFIRSGQHERRFSRSANISDAAALDGLYAKEATQRGIPLGRVGDGAEAGDVIAFLASARASYVTGVAINIDGGLSAVV from the coding sequence ATGGATCTGGGTCTTGCAGGAAAGGTCGCCATCATCACGGGCGGCGGCGAAGGCATCGGCTATGCCGCCGCCTCGCGGATCGCGGCGGAGGGAGGCAAGGTCGTGATTGTCGGTCGCCGCCGGGAAATCCTCGAACAGGCGGCAACGGCCATCGCGAGCGAGGGAGCGGGTGAAGCTCTTCCCATCCCGATCGACATCACGACGCCGGACGCCGCATCCCGCATCGTGTCGGCGGCACATGAAGCCTTCGGTCGGGTCGACATTCTCGTCAACAACGCCGGCGTCTCGATGGCCAAGCCTTTCGAGCAGGTCACGGATCAGGACTGGCGTGCCGATTTCGACCTGAAGCTCTGGGCCGCGATCGCGCTCGCACGCGAGGTGATTCCGCATATGCGCGCGCGCGGCGGCGGACGCATCGTCAACGTCACCAATCTCGACGGCCGTACGCCCGGCGCCGGCAAGATGCCCACCAGCATCGCGCGAGCCGCCGGCATCGCCTTCACGAAGGGGCTGTCAAAGGACCTCGCCGCCGACAACATACTGGTCAACACCGTTTGCATCGGCTTCATCCGGAGCGGCCAGCACGAGCGGCGCTTCAGCCGCTCGGCCAATATTTCAGACGCCGCGGCCTTGGACGGGCTTTACGCCAAGGAAGCGACGCAGCGTGGCATTCCGCTGGGCCGCGTCGGTGACGGCGCCGAAGCCGGCGACGTCATCGCCTTTCTGGCCTCTGCGAGGGCGAGCTACGTCACAGGCGTGGCGATCAACATCGACGGCGGCCTTTCGGCCGTCGTCTGA
- a CDS encoding tripartite tricarboxylate transporter TctB family protein has translation MTTRRLFQTGGCIVMAGAAALLHASMQMPYMTSLGPGPGFFPYWLSMILLLLGAVMLIQAFTESPRALPEDFWPAEGGFRRVLVVLGAVALAAAGLNQAGFGPTMLVVNLMLLLALGVRKPLPLLATALAGSFGVYFVFTHWLGVQLPAGTLFN, from the coding sequence ATGACGACCAGACGGCTGTTTCAGACGGGTGGCTGCATCGTGATGGCAGGGGCTGCAGCTTTGCTCCATGCCTCGATGCAGATGCCTTATATGACATCGCTCGGCCCGGGCCCGGGGTTCTTCCCATATTGGCTGTCGATGATTCTGCTGCTGCTCGGCGCGGTCATGCTGATCCAGGCGTTCACCGAGTCGCCGCGGGCATTACCGGAGGATTTCTGGCCGGCAGAGGGCGGCTTCCGGCGGGTACTGGTCGTGCTCGGAGCGGTCGCGCTGGCGGCGGCCGGGCTCAACCAAGCAGGCTTCGGCCCCACCATGCTGGTCGTCAATCTGATGTTGCTGCTCGCCCTCGGCGTCCGGAAGCCGCTCCCCTTGCTGGCCACGGCGCTGGCGGGAAGTTTCGGCGTCTATTTCGTCTTCACCCATTGGCTGGGAGTGCAGCTTCCCGCCGGCACGCTCTTCAACTGA
- a CDS encoding Bug family tripartite tricarboxylate transporter substrate binding protein: MPLKIALSLAAGLVLATGAQAQDFPIKGRPIVTIVPSTAGGGTDTAARVAAPLLEKELGVPVEVVNKPGASMQIGHTEGANARKDGHTLTWVVLPTAASIYLDAERQSSFKRDSLTPIALYYGAPFGIVVKGDSPYKSLKDLVEAAKAAPGKVRSGTTGFMSSGHFANIAFQQGAGVRMATVNFQGGGPQLTAVLGGHIDVGFNSIGELLTQHKAGSIRIIAVMDETRSELIPDVPTTKEAGFEVAPIGSDIGLAAPAGTPQPIIDRVNAAMAKITQDPALKARMLELGNTVKYLDSKDYGKFWDAVDARFKPLIDEAKKQGK; this comes from the coding sequence ATGCCATTGAAGATCGCCTTGTCACTCGCGGCCGGACTGGTTCTCGCCACCGGCGCGCAGGCCCAGGATTTCCCGATCAAGGGGCGTCCGATCGTGACCATCGTGCCGTCGACGGCGGGGGGTGGAACGGATACGGCCGCGCGCGTCGCCGCCCCGCTTCTCGAGAAGGAGCTCGGCGTGCCGGTCGAGGTCGTCAACAAGCCCGGAGCCTCGATGCAGATCGGGCACACCGAGGGGGCCAACGCGCGCAAGGACGGCCATACGCTGACCTGGGTCGTCCTGCCGACGGCCGCCAGCATCTATCTCGACGCCGAGCGCCAATCCTCCTTCAAGCGCGACAGCCTGACGCCGATCGCCCTCTATTACGGCGCACCGTTCGGCATCGTGGTGAAGGGTGACAGCCCTTACAAGTCGCTGAAAGACCTTGTGGAGGCCGCCAAGGCCGCGCCGGGCAAGGTGCGCAGCGGCACGACAGGGTTCATGTCGTCCGGCCATTTCGCCAATATCGCCTTCCAGCAGGGTGCCGGCGTGCGGATGGCCACCGTCAACTTCCAGGGCGGCGGCCCGCAGCTCACGGCCGTCCTCGGCGGCCATATTGACGTCGGCTTCAACTCGATCGGCGAGCTCCTCACGCAGCACAAGGCGGGCAGCATTCGCATCATCGCCGTCATGGACGAGACCCGGTCCGAGCTGATCCCCGACGTGCCGACGACCAAGGAGGCCGGGTTTGAAGTCGCACCCATCGGCTCCGACATCGGCCTCGCCGCTCCGGCCGGAACCCCTCAGCCGATCATCGACCGCGTCAACGCAGCCATGGCGAAAATCACCCAGGACCCAGCCCTGAAGGCGCGGATGCTGGAGCTCGGGAACACGGTCAAGTATCTCGACAGCAAGGACTATGGGAAGTTCTGGGATGCTGTCGACGCGCGGTTCAAGCCGTTGATCGACGAGGCTAAGAAGCAAGGCAAGTAA
- a CDS encoding HpcH/HpaI aldolase family protein produces MNDMNHGRLRLRPNAVKRAAASGTTIRGCHMTFAAPPVIEILASLDLDFIYIDGEHGAFDLKDVEIACLAAERHDLVPIARVPDRTAATITRFLDRGVRGIVVPHVDSVADAQEALDAIYFSPRGSRSFGGGRPYYLAIDDLPRHLADVNEDISVGIMIESVAGLEAAHEIAALPGVDYLSFGLNDLAQALGYPGEPAHAEVQRQVAQASERIRGAGKRIREDFMKVAWINQVLLTGMRELMARPITLPY; encoded by the coding sequence ATGAACGATATGAACCATGGCAGATTGCGGTTGCGCCCCAATGCGGTGAAGCGGGCGGCGGCATCCGGCACCACGATCCGAGGCTGTCATATGACCTTCGCCGCGCCGCCGGTGATCGAGATCCTCGCCTCGCTCGACCTCGACTTCATCTATATCGACGGCGAGCACGGTGCGTTCGATCTCAAGGATGTCGAGATCGCCTGCCTCGCCGCCGAGCGCCACGACCTCGTGCCCATCGCCCGCGTGCCGGACCGAACGGCTGCCACGATCACCCGCTTCCTCGATCGGGGCGTGCGCGGCATCGTGGTGCCGCATGTCGACTCTGTCGCCGACGCGCAGGAGGCGCTGGACGCCATCTATTTCTCGCCGCGCGGCAGCCGCTCCTTCGGCGGCGGCAGGCCCTATTACCTCGCCATCGATGATCTGCCGCGACATCTTGCCGACGTCAACGAAGACATCTCGGTGGGCATCATGATCGAGAGCGTGGCCGGGCTCGAGGCGGCCCACGAGATCGCGGCGCTGCCCGGCGTCGACTATCTCAGCTTCGGCCTCAACGATCTCGCGCAGGCCCTCGGCTATCCCGGCGAGCCCGCCCATGCGGAGGTCCAGCGACAGGTGGCGCAGGCCTCGGAGCGAATCCGGGGGGCCGGCAAGCGCATTCGCGAGGACTTCATGAAGGTCGCCTGGATCAATCAGGTGCTGCTGACGGGCATGCGCGAGCTGATGGCCCGCCCGATCACGCTTCCCTATTGA
- a CDS encoding tripartite tricarboxylate transporter permease yields MLDVFPQFLGGLGIAMMPTNLLYCFIGALIGTLIGVLPGLGPVATVAMLLPVTFYLPPVSALIMLAGIYYGAQYGGSTTAILVNLPGENSAVVTCLDGYQMARRGRAGPALAVAALVSLTAGVFATFFIALFAPPLAKVALMFGPAEYFSLMVLGLIAAIVLAQGSIISALGMIVFGLLLSMVGTDVNSGVPRMTLGIPELNDGIGFVPLAMGLFAVGEIVKNLENPENRVLVSEKIGRLWPSRDDFRRSAPAALRGTALGSLLGLLPGGGAMLSAFAAYTLEKKLSKEPQRFGKGAVEGVAAPESANNAGAQTSFIPLLTLGIPANPVIALMAGAMMIHGIQPGPQVMTQNPDLFWGLIASMLIGNVMLVIINLPLIRVWVALLKIPYQLFFPAILIFCCIGVYSLNNSVFEVGLLVVFGVVGYAFLKWGCEPAPLLLAFVLGPLMEENLRRAMLLSKGDPATFVTSPISAVLLAIAAALLVMVVMPAFRKTREEAFTEAP; encoded by the coding sequence ATGCTCGACGTCTTCCCACAGTTTCTAGGTGGCCTCGGCATCGCGATGATGCCGACCAATCTGCTCTACTGCTTCATCGGCGCGCTGATCGGTACGCTGATCGGCGTGCTGCCCGGGCTCGGGCCTGTCGCAACCGTGGCGATGCTGCTGCCTGTGACCTTCTACCTGCCGCCGGTCTCGGCGCTGATCATGCTCGCAGGCATCTATTACGGCGCGCAGTATGGTGGTTCGACCACGGCGATCCTGGTCAATCTGCCGGGCGAGAACTCGGCGGTCGTGACCTGCCTCGACGGCTACCAGATGGCGCGCCGGGGCAGGGCTGGGCCGGCGCTCGCCGTCGCGGCGCTGGTCTCGCTGACTGCCGGCGTGTTTGCGACCTTCTTCATCGCGCTGTTCGCCCCGCCGCTGGCGAAGGTCGCGCTGATGTTCGGACCGGCAGAGTATTTCTCGCTGATGGTACTCGGGCTGATCGCGGCAATCGTGTTGGCGCAAGGCTCGATCATCTCGGCACTGGGCATGATCGTCTTCGGTCTTCTGCTTTCGATGGTCGGCACCGACGTGAATTCGGGTGTGCCGCGCATGACTCTCGGGATTCCTGAACTCAACGACGGAATCGGCTTCGTTCCGCTGGCGATGGGCCTCTTTGCCGTCGGCGAGATCGTCAAGAATCTCGAGAACCCCGAGAATCGGGTGCTCGTCAGCGAGAAGATCGGCAGGCTCTGGCCGTCGCGCGACGATTTCCGGCGCTCGGCCCCTGCAGCGCTGCGCGGCACGGCGCTCGGCTCACTGCTCGGCCTCCTGCCGGGCGGCGGCGCGATGCTGTCGGCCTTTGCCGCCTACACGCTCGAGAAGAAGCTGTCCAAAGAGCCGCAGCGTTTCGGCAAGGGCGCAGTCGAAGGCGTGGCCGCTCCCGAAAGCGCCAATAATGCCGGAGCGCAGACTTCATTCATCCCATTGCTGACCCTCGGCATACCGGCCAACCCGGTGATCGCGCTGATGGCCGGCGCGATGATGATCCACGGCATCCAGCCGGGTCCGCAGGTCATGACGCAAAACCCGGACCTGTTCTGGGGCCTGATCGCGTCCATGCTGATCGGCAACGTCATGCTGGTGATCATCAACCTGCCGCTGATCCGCGTCTGGGTCGCGTTGCTGAAGATTCCTTATCAGCTGTTCTTCCCGGCGATCCTGATCTTCTGCTGCATCGGCGTCTACTCGCTGAACAATTCCGTGTTCGAGGTCGGGCTCCTCGTGGTGTTCGGCGTCGTCGGCTACGCGTTCCTGAAATGGGGCTGCGAGCCCGCGCCGCTTTTGCTGGCCTTCGTGCTCGGGCCTTTGATGGAAGAGAACCTGCGCCGCGCGATGCTGCTGTCGAAGGGGGACCCCGCGACCTTCGTCACCAGCCCGATCTCGGCGGTGCTTCTAGCGATCGCTGCTGCATTGCTGGTGATGGTCGTGATGCCGGCTTTCCGCAAGACGAGAGAGGAGGCGTTCACTGAAGCGCCCTGA
- a CDS encoding tripartite tricarboxylate transporter permease, which yields MDTLSLLLGGFATVLQPSNLGFAFLGCLLGTMVGVLPGIGPAAGTAILIPVTSALDPTGSIIMLAAIYYGAMYGGTITSVLVNTPGEAASAVTCLDGYQMARAGRAGPALAVAAIGSFIGGLVATAGLVVLALPLTRLALTFGPPEIFALLVVGLALVTALASQSMVRALIAAVLGMLIAQVGIDPVMGTNRFTFGWPELFDGFSIVAVVMGLFGLGEILSNVEAKTKNVFASRVGSLYLSRQDTRDSAGPIARGTFIGFFLGLIPGLGSMIPTFLSYAVEKRISKTPEKFGTGMIQGVAGPETANNSYANAALIPLFTLGIPSSPTIAVLMGAFMVNGLIPGPTLFTEHPQFVWAVIASLVVGNAMLLVLNLPLIPLWVRLLRVPYPILVMVIVVFCVIGVYSINNSVFDIWVMLGFGILGYALKKFDIPVAPLVLTLVLTPLMERALRQSLEMSGGEFGIFAERPLALGLLALAAAAIALSSLRSLRALKVDSEV from the coding sequence GTGGACACTCTTTCGCTTCTCCTCGGCGGCTTCGCCACAGTGCTGCAACCGAGCAATCTCGGCTTTGCTTTTCTGGGCTGCCTGCTCGGCACGATGGTTGGCGTGCTGCCTGGAATCGGCCCAGCAGCGGGCACCGCCATCCTGATCCCAGTCACCTCTGCGCTCGACCCGACGGGCTCGATCATCATGCTGGCGGCGATCTATTACGGCGCAATGTACGGCGGCACGATCACCTCGGTTCTGGTCAATACGCCGGGCGAGGCGGCCTCGGCCGTCACCTGTCTCGACGGCTATCAGATGGCGCGAGCGGGACGAGCCGGCCCGGCTCTTGCCGTCGCTGCGATCGGCTCGTTCATCGGCGGGCTCGTCGCGACGGCCGGGCTCGTCGTGCTGGCGCTGCCGCTGACCCGGCTCGCGCTGACCTTCGGGCCGCCCGAGATTTTCGCGCTGCTCGTCGTCGGTCTCGCTCTGGTGACGGCTCTGGCCAGCCAATCGATGGTTCGCGCGCTGATCGCCGCCGTGCTCGGCATGCTGATCGCCCAGGTCGGCATAGATCCGGTTATGGGGACGAACCGCTTCACCTTCGGCTGGCCCGAGCTGTTCGACGGCTTCAGCATCGTTGCTGTGGTGATGGGGCTGTTCGGCCTCGGCGAGATCCTCTCGAATGTCGAGGCAAAGACGAAGAACGTCTTCGCCTCGCGGGTCGGCTCGCTCTATCTCTCGCGGCAGGATACTAGGGACTCCGCGGGGCCGATCGCGCGCGGCACCTTCATCGGCTTCTTCCTGGGCCTGATCCCGGGTCTGGGCTCGATGATCCCCACCTTCCTGTCCTATGCGGTCGAGAAGCGCATCTCGAAGACGCCCGAGAAATTCGGCACCGGCATGATCCAGGGGGTGGCCGGCCCGGAAACGGCGAACAACTCCTACGCCAATGCGGCGCTGATACCACTGTTCACCCTGGGAATACCGAGCTCGCCGACGATCGCGGTCCTCATGGGCGCCTTCATGGTCAACGGCTTGATCCCCGGCCCGACGCTTTTCACCGAGCATCCTCAATTTGTCTGGGCGGTGATCGCAAGTCTCGTCGTCGGCAATGCGATGTTGCTCGTGCTGAACCTGCCGTTGATCCCGCTCTGGGTCAGGCTGCTGCGCGTCCCCTACCCGATTCTCGTCATGGTCATCGTCGTTTTCTGCGTGATCGGGGTCTACTCGATCAACAACAGCGTCTTCGATATCTGGGTCATGCTCGGCTTCGGCATTCTCGGCTACGCGCTCAAGAAGTTCGACATCCCTGTCGCGCCGCTCGTCCTGACGCTGGTCCTGACGCCGCTGATGGAGCGGGCGCTGCGGCAATCGCTCGAGATGTCCGGCGGCGAGTTCGGCATCTTCGCCGAACGGCCGCTTGCGCTCGGCCTGCTTGCGCTGGCGGCTGCGGCAATCGCCCTCTCCTCGCTTCGATCGTTGCGGGCGCTGAAGGTCGACAGCGAAGTGTGA
- a CDS encoding peptidyl-alpha-hydroxyglycine alpha-amidating lyase family protein, which yields MSAVLGDGAFQFEPLDGWAKPPADIVLGEVAGIAIDERDRVYVFNRGEHPMVVFDREGSVVSTWGHDLFTKAHGVNIARDGAIYCTDEGTHTVCKCTLEGKLLMRIGVPNQPAQPMSCRPFNRCTHTALGKNGEIFVTDGYGNAAVHKFAPDGRHLSTWGAPGSDKGQFNLPHNIVTDEDGLLYVADRENHRIQIFDGDGRYQGQWNNLHRPSALYMTPGPCPHCFVGEIAPYMAVNRDTPNLGPRVTILSSEGERIGRLDSQGGPGTGSAQFTSPHAIAVDSHGDLYVGEVTVSSWPSLFPGQPLPKRLNSLKKFRRLPAQS from the coding sequence ATGTCTGCAGTTTTGGGTGACGGCGCGTTCCAGTTCGAGCCGCTCGACGGTTGGGCGAAGCCGCCCGCCGACATCGTGCTCGGAGAAGTCGCGGGCATCGCGATCGATGAGCGCGACCGTGTCTACGTCTTCAACCGCGGTGAGCATCCGATGGTCGTGTTCGACCGCGAAGGCAGCGTCGTCTCGACATGGGGCCACGACCTCTTCACCAAGGCTCACGGCGTCAACATCGCGCGCGACGGCGCGATCTACTGCACCGACGAGGGTACGCACACCGTCTGCAAATGCACGCTGGAGGGAAAGCTCCTGATGCGGATCGGCGTGCCGAACCAACCCGCACAGCCGATGAGCTGCCGCCCGTTCAACCGCTGCACCCACACGGCGCTCGGCAAGAACGGTGAGATTTTCGTGACGGACGGCTACGGCAACGCCGCCGTCCATAAGTTCGCGCCCGATGGCCGGCACCTCTCGACATGGGGCGCGCCGGGGTCGGACAAGGGGCAGTTCAACCTGCCGCACAACATCGTCACGGACGAGGACGGGCTACTCTACGTGGCCGACCGCGAGAACCACCGCATCCAGATTTTCGACGGCGACGGGCGCTATCAGGGACAGTGGAACAATCTTCATCGCCCGAGCGCGCTCTACATGACGCCGGGCCCCTGCCCTCACTGCTTCGTTGGCGAGATCGCGCCCTATATGGCGGTCAACCGCGACACGCCCAACCTCGGCCCACGCGTCACGATCCTGTCTTCCGAAGGCGAACGCATCGGCCGGCTGGATAGCCAAGGAGGACCCGGCACCGGCTCGGCGCAATTCACCTCTCCGCATGCAATCGCGGTCGACTCGCATGGCGACCTCTATGTCGGTGAGGTCACCGTCTCGTCCTGGCCTTCCCTCTTTCCGGGCCAGCCGCTTCCCAAACGCCTCAATTCACTGAAGAAGTTCCGCAGGTTGCCTGCGCAATCCTGA
- a CDS encoding D-2-hydroxyacid dehydrogenase family protein, producing the protein MTIRAAVIDDWQGAARSSADWSTLAGRAEITFFEDALPDEDTAAARLADFDIVLSMRERTPFPASLIARLPKLRMLSVTGARNKSVDLSALAERGIVVTRTEAGEDGSATAELALLLMLEGARRVAAGDAAIRAGRFQAGIAPGFVLRGKTLGLVGLGKLGSRVAGYGKALGMTVLAWSPNLTQERAEAGGAIFAEKDELLRRADIVSLHMVLAPATRGIIGAREIALLKPGAVIVNTSRGPLIEEAALLEALGAGRIVAALDVYDQEPLPRGHPLLDAPNTILSPHLGYCVRENFSVFYRQSIENVLAFLDGTPIRPLTDGA; encoded by the coding sequence ATGACGATCAGGGCCGCCGTCATCGACGACTGGCAGGGCGCGGCGAGGTCGAGCGCCGACTGGAGCACGCTCGCCGGGCGCGCCGAGATAACCTTCTTCGAGGATGCGCTGCCGGACGAGGACACCGCCGCCGCGAGGCTGGCCGACTTCGATATCGTGCTGTCGATGCGCGAGCGTACGCCGTTTCCCGCCAGCCTGATCGCGCGCCTGCCGAAGTTGCGTATGCTGAGCGTGACCGGCGCACGCAACAAGTCTGTCGATCTTTCGGCGCTTGCCGAACGCGGGATCGTCGTGACGCGGACCGAGGCCGGCGAGGATGGCTCGGCCACGGCCGAACTCGCGCTGCTGCTGATGCTGGAAGGCGCTCGCCGGGTCGCCGCCGGCGATGCCGCCATCCGAGCCGGGCGCTTCCAGGCCGGCATAGCGCCGGGCTTCGTCCTGCGCGGCAAGACGCTGGGTCTGGTCGGCCTCGGGAAGCTCGGCTCGCGGGTGGCAGGCTATGGCAAGGCGCTCGGGATGACGGTCCTGGCCTGGAGCCCGAACCTAACGCAGGAACGGGCGGAGGCAGGCGGTGCGATCTTCGCCGAAAAGGACGAGCTGCTGCGGCGTGCCGACATCGTCAGCCTGCACATGGTGCTGGCGCCGGCGACGCGGGGTATCATCGGCGCGCGCGAGATCGCACTGCTCAAGCCGGGCGCGGTCATCGTCAATACATCGCGCGGGCCACTCATCGAAGAGGCGGCTCTGCTCGAGGCGCTGGGCGCCGGCCGGATCGTTGCAGCGCTCGACGTCTACGATCAAGAGCCGCTGCCGCGAGGCCACCCGCTACTCGACGCGCCCAACACCATCCTGTCGCCGCATCTCGGCTACTGCGTGCGCGAGAATTTCTCGGTGTTCTACCGGCAATCGATCGAGAACGTCCTCGCCTTTCTAGACGGCACACCGATCCGCCCACTGACCGACGGCGCTTGA
- a CDS encoding tripartite tricarboxylate transporter TctB family protein, whose protein sequence is MRASTLPKVKCGTDLAFGLFLLAAGLTALWLTSELRPGIAMRMGPGYVPRLLGWLSVGFGAVIATRGLLVEGPGLTAWAMRPLIAVSVAVFVFMGVERIGLVAAVVAVTLVACLGDRTTNWKHALVLAIGLAAFTGLTFVKALGLPMPLWPALGF, encoded by the coding sequence ATGCGGGCATCGACCTTGCCGAAGGTCAAATGCGGGACCGACCTCGCATTCGGGCTGTTCCTGCTCGCCGCGGGGCTGACGGCGCTCTGGCTGACCAGTGAACTGCGGCCGGGCATCGCCATGCGGATGGGGCCGGGATATGTGCCGCGTCTGCTGGGCTGGCTGTCGGTCGGCTTCGGCGCTGTCATCGCGACCCGCGGCCTGCTGGTCGAGGGGCCGGGCCTGACGGCCTGGGCTATGCGGCCGCTGATCGCGGTCTCGGTCGCGGTCTTCGTCTTCATGGGCGTCGAGCGCATCGGGTTGGTCGCAGCGGTGGTTGCGGTCACGCTCGTCGCCTGCCTCGGCGACAGGACGACGAACTGGAAGCATGCGCTGGTCCTCGCCATCGGGCTCGCCGCCTTCACCGGGCTGACCTTCGTCAAGGCCCTCGGATTGCCGATGCCGCTCTGGCCGGCGCTTGGCTTCTAG